In Lathyrus oleraceus cultivar Zhongwan6 chromosome 2, CAAS_Psat_ZW6_1.0, whole genome shotgun sequence, the DNA window cttgaaagaaatatGGTCAATGTACACAATTATTTTGGAGCCTAGAAGGTAAGATCTAAACTTGTCAAAAGCATACACGACCACTAACAACTCTTTTTCAGCAGTTGCATAATTCAACTAAGTAGGATTCAAAACATTACTAGCATAACATATGACATGCAAAAGCTTTTCTCTTCTTTGTCCTAACACATCCCCTACTGCATTATCACTTACATCAAACATGATCTCAAAAGGGAGAGGCCAATCTGGGGTAATCACCATAGGTGCAAATACCAACATACTCTTTAATGTCTCAAATGCAACCATGCACTCTTTGTCAAAAGTGAACGACTTGTCTTTCACGAGAAAATTAGTCAAATATTTAGCTATTTTTGaaaaatctcttatgaacctatGATAAAAACCTGTATGTCCTTAGAAAAACCTATTATTCCTTTCTCATTCACAGGGGGTGGGAGATTAGCAATCACTTCCACTTTTTCTTTGTCCACTTCAATTCCCTTATGGGAAATTTTATGGCCCAACACTAAACCTTCATGTACCATAAaatgacacttctcccaattcGAATCAAGTTTGTTTGCTGGAACCTTTCAAAGACAAGAGACAAGTTAGTTAAACAGttatcaaaagaagaaccaaaaatagaaaaatcatccataaacacttccatatACTTTTCAAGCATGTCGGAGAAAATGGAAGTCATGCATATTTTAAATGTAGCAAGGGGGTTGCATAACCCAAATAACACCATTCTATAGGCAAAGATACCATATGGGCATGTGAAtgttgttttctcttgatcctcaAGGGCTACAACAATTTGGTTATACCCCAAGTATCCATCCAGAAAAAAAAATAGTACTCATGACAGGAAAGCCTCTCCAACATGTGATCAATGAAAGGGAGAGGAAAATGATATTTCCTTGTTACGGTGTTGAGCcttctataatcaatacacattaTCCATCCAGTTACTGTTCGAGTGGGAACTAATTTATCTTTCTCATTCATTATCACCGTTGCTCCTCCCTTCTTTGCCACCACATGTATGAGACTTATCCATGAACTGTCAAATATAGGATAAATCATACTTGCATCCAGCAATTTTACCACTTCCTTTCTCACTACTTCTTTTATTGCTGGATCCAATCTTCTTTGGGGTTGAACCACTAGTTTGTGACCATCTTCCATCAGGATTTTGTTCATGCACATTGTTGGTTTGATCCCTTTTAAGTCCTGAATGTTCCATCCCATAACACTTTTTTAATTCTTGAGTACTTATACCAATTTCTCCTCTTCTTTTTCTTATAAACCTGAACTTATGATAGCTGGACAATTATTTTCATTGTCCAAGAAGACATATTTAAGATTCTCGAGCAACTGCTTCAACTCTGTTCCTTTTTTTACTCCTTTTGGCTTTCTACTTCTTATGGTGCTTTTAAATCCTCCCATATGTGTGGTTTGGATATTGGACACTAAGGTTGTGTTTCTATCATAGCTAtcacttctttttatttttcatcCTTATTCTCTTCTATTTCCTGAGTGGATATGCTAAGGACTCTTTCCAAAGGTAACTTTGGTGTTTGCATCTGAATAGACTAAGAAAGCATCATGTCTAACACCTCAAATGTATTATTGGTCCATACATCATATTTGTACCTCATAGTGTTTCAGACATCAATCTTCAATTCTTCATCATAGACCTTTAGAGTCATGGTTCCTTCCTCTATGTCTATCATGCATCGTCCGATCTCTAGAAACAATATTCCCATGATAAGTGGAATCTCTTCATCCCCATGCATCTCTTGAATCACAAAATCAACAGGGAACACAAATTTATCTACTTTTATCATAATATCTTCTAATATCCCATAAGGTCTCTTCATTGAGTGGTCTATAAACTGAAGTGTCATTTTGGTATCTTGGACCATACCTATGCCTAGCTTCTTGTAGAGGAATAAATGCATaagactcacactagctcctaaaTCAATAAGTGCCTTCTTGAATTTTCCATCTCCAAATGTGCATGGAATGGTGACAGATCCCATATCTTTCTTTTTCATTAGAATCTTCACACCCTGTCAAATAGCATTGCATGTTTCAGTCAAAAGTATAGGTTTAGTGTCAGTTATTCGTTTCTTGGAAATAATatctttcatgaacttggcatatataGGCATTTTCTCCAGCGCCTCAGAAAAAGGTATAGTTATCTCAAGCTTTCTGAACATTTATAAGAACTTCTTAAAAGTATTTTCATGTTTATCCTTCTTCTTTGCTCTCTGGGGATAAAGGAGTCTGGTGACATGTTTTGCCTAAAATGGTATCCTTCTTCATTTCAAAGCACACTCAAAGATTAAGATAAGTAATGATCAAGATCAAACCCTAGTCATGCTCCTAAGGGTCAATTCACTTCAAGCAAGTGTAGATGTAGTAGAATTATGGCTAAAATGGTATAAAACGAAATAAGTCAGAAGTATATGACATATTACACTATACAAGTCACTCAAACACCATGAACGAGTTACACAAACTAAGCTCTAAGATAGGCCAAAAGATGGGCAAACAAATCACACAAGTTCAAAAAAGCTTAAGCAAGAAATAATCAAACAATGTAAGCATACACATGACATTAAGGGATGTGATACTTGTGTAATAAGTTAACTCAATATGGGGCTCAAGAGCAACAAGATAAGTCCTCCAAACTTCATACAAAAATCAAAGTTAAGTAATTTGGTAAACAAATAAAGATATCATCCTAACAAAGGAATCCTTTACCAAAATTCAACAAGATAAACAAAGATCAAAAGAGGTATGCTTACAGGTCATGTGACAATAACAAATTCCTCTTCAAAGCATAAAATACAATCACTAAACCTCAATAGGTATCAATAACAAACAAGCTTTAAAGTTCATGTACAACTAGCAAGTCAAAAGGTGGACATTATCCAAGTAAGGAATCCTTTGTCATATCAAAGTAAATGGGTAATGTAAGATGAAATTTGATACATAAAGAAAGGAAATGAGAACAACGTCATGCTACCACAAAGATGGATCCCAAGCTCCTAAGAGCTTCACCATCCACTAAACTCAAAACTATGTCAAGAAAAGAAGAATGTAGCTCCTAATGTGTCATCATGATGAAGTGGAAATGGAATACCATTCAAAGAATCATAAGAGAAAGGTATAAGGGTACCAATACCAAGGAAGTCATAAGCACAAACAAGAGGAATAAAATTCAATTGAACCCATATTACTTAAATTGGAATGCACAAGACACAATCCAAACTATGATCTCCAAAGCAAGCAAATAGAATTCAAGGCAGTCAAGAAAAGAAGCATCAATTGGAGATACCTAAAATGGTTCACATGAGTAAATTTAGGACTCCTAAATGATGATGAAGTAGTCAATAAAGACTGGGCAAGAGATCCTACATGGTTGCACAAGTGCATTCCAAAATAATCAACTAGATGCAAAATGTACCACAAAGAAACAAACATGTTTGGATAATTCCAGAAAAATGGTTAAGAGCATagaaaaattatgaaaatttatGCATAGCAAGATGAAGTTAGAAGTACAAAATGGATTAAAGATGCACTCAAAGATATGTGCAAAAGATGTTCAAATAATTAAATCATTTAGGCTATTCACAAACAAGTAACCATACAAAGAAACCTTCTAAAATAGGTTCAAATATGACTCAAAATTAATAACCAAAGCAAAAAATGGAAGCACAAATGACCTATATACATGTGTCTACATGTGTACAAAATATTGGATCTAAACTCAAATGGGAAAATCAAAATCAAACCCTAACAAATAAAACTAGGTTAATTAAACATAATTGatttcaaaaatccaaaacaaatattaaaataaatcaaaaaaaaaatatgggaaattaaataataaacaaaataTGAATCATGAATTAATTGGTATTTTTTGGACCAAGGGAAgtaatttaaataaaattaaaatagaCAATAAATTAAATAAGAGAAAATGGGTAGGGGCGTATAAGTAAAATGGAAAATGAACTAGAATTAGATGAAACACGCGCATGGCCCAAAGCAGGGGGTGGAGAAAGCGAAAATCCAAGGCTTATGGTCCAAACCAATATcaaaaaaacaaaaatgaaataaaaatggtATGTCACGCTGGTCATGTGGTACACTTGATGTCAATTGGTCACTCTCCTCTTTAAGTCACAAAAGAACAAAACCATGCCCAGCCAATCACACGCTGCCAATACTTCGTCTTCAACCTTAGCTCATGCATACTAGAACCCTAATCACGATTCCAATAGGCTTACTTCCACCTCAAATAACTTCCTCGATTCTCTTCCAAATTCAACAAAACTTGAACCAAAGTTGTAGTACACAAAGAGTAAAATAACATGGTAACTTTGGTTTCCAAAAATAAATGAAAGATCATGGAGAAAAATGAACAATAACATACGGGTCCAACATTTTTAAACATCAAATATTCAAAACAGTTAGCCAAGATTTGAGCCTAGCTCCAATGGTCTACTCAGTGGTAGACTCTATAGATGTGTATGCATGAACTTAGACATGTCCAATAACTAAGCATGAAGAAGAGTAGGGTGAAGAAACCTTACCTAGTGGAGAAGATCCACTGTTTCTTGAGCTTGCTGGAGCTTTAGAAAAAAATCCAATGGAGCTTGATGCTTTCTGGGAACCAAGATGAAGTCGAGTGAATGATGAAGATGAGCTCAAAAATGGAAAGGAATCCCCAAGCTTTAATGTTGCAGCCTCCAAgctctctctctatctcttcaaTGAACTCTCTCTTTGAAGTTAGGTTAATGCTAGCTTATATATCATGTTTGTGATGAGGTGATACGTTTTGTTTAGGGACATAACCGTTGGAGGGCAAGTTTGGCAGTTTGGTGTAAAGTTGAAGAGTGGCATGCAAGGCTGCATTTTGGATGCAATGAGTGCAGTCTTTGTGTCTTTTTTGGGAGCATGAAGTGGAGTGAGAGAGCTCAAGATTGTGTGACTCAGTGGAGAGAGAAAAAGAGACCAACACAAACATTCCCTCTTTTGGCCAAATATGAACATGATATTCATGCACATAATACGTGTGGTGTTGGTCTATACAAGGTAATGAAATGTGTGTTGGTCGTGTGAAACAAATCATACTGTAAGGAAAGGCAATCTCATGTATAATTCCAACAACAAGTATGGTAATAGGGATTGAACATTTTCATCTTTAAGCCAAAATAACTCCATGGCCTCTTGGCTAAATGGAGTGAGATAAGACATTTTGGAAATAAGGGAATGAGTGAAACATGCTTGGTGTTGGAGGAAATTTGAAACAAACCCTTGAGATCCTTCAAAAATGGGCACGAAGATGGCTGCTTGAAACTTCAAGTCAAAGTGCCGATTATAGGCCATACTGAGGACCTAACTTACTATGTCCATAACTTGTTCCCTAAGCTACCAAATACGAAACTTTTTGAAGCAAAAGTGGAGAGGAGATAATGTTCAACAACTCTTATGTTGAGGTCAAATCCAAATGAAACTTGTGACCTTGTGAAATTTGGACATAAAGTAGGTTGCTTGATATGACCAagtacttagaaatttttcacTAAGTATAAAACTAAATCAGTCAATCCAAGGTCATGACTTTAGAGAGTGGTATCTTGAGTTGTGGCCAACCAAATGAGGTGTGCTTGAAATCAATAGAAAGAGGAGACTTGATACTATAATTTTCATGAAGGAATATCCTTGAGATGGAGCCCTTAACATCCTTTAAAACTGACATGAACATGCTTGGGAATCCTGACTTGGGATACTTAGAAATTTTATAAGTGTTGGGACAATTGAATGAATTTGAAATACCCAACTTTCAATGGCCATATCTTGAGCCATGATTATCGAAATGCTTCAATCTTGGCACCTACTTAAAGCTTGGAGAAAATAGAACAAATTTCATGTTAAGGTCAACTTGATTTGGAGTCTTGATCATAGAGAACATTGGCCGTGAAGGTTGTTGCTCACTAACaccaaacttgccaaaaatagcaagtttctaaaaccctaatttcctaTTTAGGTAACTTTCCATAattcttgatttttgatgaatctcttgatttttcttgatcaaatATCAACCATAGACCATATTTGACTTGAGGAATACAATATTGACCCAAGGAatcaaaagttgactttttggtcTGCCCAGTTGACTTTTCCCCAATTAAATCAATACATTGGCCATCTGAGCAATTGAACCTCTTTTAATTAAAAATGATGGCCAATTTTCCAAATGTGAATACTTAGGGACACACAGAATACCATGGGATC includes these proteins:
- the LOC127122065 gene encoding uncharacterized protein LOC127122065; the protein is MKKKDMGSVTIPCTFGDGKFKKALIDLGASVSLMHLFLYKKLGIGMVQDTKMTLQFIDHSMKRPYGILEDIMIKVDKFVFPVDFVIQEMHGDEEIPLIMGILFLEIGRCMIDIEEGTMTLKVYDEELKIDV